A single window of Selenihalanaerobacter shriftii DNA harbors:
- a CDS encoding ABC transporter ATP-binding protein, translated as MEDFKRFFNEYLKVEKKGLIKVVFVMIIVAIISTIIPQMIRLVIDKVVPQQDFTLLNLIIFGTLGLLIIKGLLNLYRVRAIFNISQKILLRIRGELHNHLQKLSLDFYEKNLTGKVASRVTNDVKDLQRMIVAGSSRLIQQSLTIIGVIIFLFLMNWRLTLLTISLFPIMLFITTRLGRRLREINKKIQQKFASMSGVLQESISAIKIVKAFVNEEHELDKFMEEARENKRLNIKRGSLYAKLDTSINFTSRLSILIILWYGGTEVINNSLTVGQLATFLTYTQMLFRPIVRLTMLNNIIQQGMASLERIFEILDTEIGVKENPDAREITECRGRIVFDDVNFSYASDEEVLHDINLGVNSGEMVALVGPSGAGKTSIVNLLLRFYDVNSGKIEIDGRDICEFTLKSLREQMGIVLQDPILFSGTIKENLIYGCQDASDEYITAAAKAANAHEFITKFSKEYETQIGEKGVKLSGGQKQRIAIAMVLLKDPKILILDEATSSLDSESENLIQNALENLYLNRTTFVIAHRLSTIIKADKIVVIKDGEIKEVGTHQELLKQDGVYKRLYDAQFEKDLLYLDSEQIS; from the coding sequence ATGGAGGACTTTAAAAGGTTCTTTAATGAATATCTTAAGGTGGAAAAAAAGGGATTAATTAAAGTTGTCTTCGTCATGATAATAGTAGCAATAATTTCTACTATTATTCCACAAATGATTAGGCTAGTAATTGATAAAGTAGTGCCGCAGCAAGATTTTACTTTGTTGAATTTAATCATTTTTGGTACACTTGGTTTATTGATAATCAAGGGCTTATTAAATTTATACCGAGTTAGAGCAATTTTTAATATTTCCCAAAAGATTTTATTAAGAATTAGGGGAGAGTTGCATAATCATTTACAAAAATTATCATTAGATTTTTATGAAAAGAATTTAACTGGAAAAGTAGCTTCTCGTGTTACTAATGATGTTAAGGATTTACAGAGAATGATAGTAGCAGGTTCTTCTAGATTAATTCAACAATCATTAACTATAATTGGAGTTATTATCTTTTTATTTTTAATGAATTGGAGGTTAACTTTATTAACAATCTCTTTATTTCCGATTATGTTATTTATAACTACTAGATTAGGTCGTAGGCTAAGAGAAATAAATAAAAAGATTCAACAAAAATTTGCAAGTATGAGTGGGGTTTTACAAGAATCTATTTCTGCAATTAAGATAGTTAAAGCTTTTGTTAATGAAGAACATGAACTAGATAAATTCATGGAAGAGGCTAGAGAGAATAAACGTTTAAATATTAAACGAGGTAGTCTATATGCTAAATTAGATACTAGCATTAACTTTACTTCCCGATTATCAATTTTAATTATTCTATGGTATGGAGGAACAGAAGTGATTAATAATTCTCTCACAGTTGGGCAGTTGGCAACCTTTTTAACATATACTCAGATGTTATTTAGGCCAATTGTTCGCTTAACTATGCTTAATAATATCATTCAGCAAGGGATGGCTAGTCTAGAAAGGATCTTTGAGATATTAGACACTGAGATAGGTGTTAAAGAGAATCCTGATGCTAGAGAGATAACTGAGTGTCGAGGAAGAATTGTTTTTGATGATGTCAATTTTAGTTATGCATCTGATGAAGAAGTATTACATGATATTAACTTAGGAGTAAATTCAGGTGAAATGGTGGCATTAGTTGGACCTAGTGGAGCAGGCAAGACTAGTATTGTTAATCTTTTGCTTAGATTTTATGATGTTAATTCTGGTAAGATCGAGATTGATGGTAGAGATATTTGTGAATTTACTTTAAAGTCTTTACGAGAACAGATGGGAATTGTATTACAAGACCCAATTTTATTTAGTGGAACAATTAAAGAAAACTTAATTTATGGTTGTCAAGATGCGAGTGATGAATATATAACAGCAGCAGCTAAAGCAGCTAATGCTCATGAATTTATCACCAAATTTTCTAAAGAATATGAGACTCAAATTGGTGAAAAGGGAGTTAAACTTTCAGGAGGTCAAAAGCAAAGAATAGCTATTGCTATGGTTTTATTAAAAGATCCTAAAATTTTAATTTTAGATGAGGCCACCTCATCTTTAGATTCTGAGTCAGAGAATTTGATACAGAATGCTTTAGAAAACCTTTACTTAAATCGCACTACTTTTGTAATTGCCCATAGATTGTCAACTATAATTAAAGCAGATAAGATAGTAGTAATTAAGGATGGGGAAATTAAAGAAGTCGGTACCCATCAGGAATTATTAAAGCAAGATGGAGTCTATAAAAGACTTTATGATGCTCAGTTTGAGAAAGATCTATTATATCTTGATTCTGAACAAATTTCATAA